The Sandaracinaceae bacterium genome has a window encoding:
- a CDS encoding ABC transporter permease codes for MRRTGLGVALLGLAAMVLPAFEVALEASPNALPIAGAALFVLGAALFGVGLVRDPAGIGDPRAWRRFRNNRGALAGAVLVLFVGFTAFVGPILAPMDPNEIHENGLSDRGEPIEPDEQFVLGTDAIGRDELSRLLFGGRISLAVAFGAVAIAGSFGFCAGLLSGYFRGIADATIIQLINFVLSLPFLLVAIALNRVIDDPSLWVLCVLLGGLSWTRLARVTRAKTLQARELEYVQAARALGMSHMRILFRHVVPNVLGPAIVLGTTLIAAMIIIESAMSFLGLGVKPPTASWGSMLRDGQEYMVHSPRLLAWPAVLIVMTVFGFNLLGEGLRDALDPKE; via the coding sequence GTGCGTCGGACTGGCTTAGGCGTCGCCCTGCTCGGGCTGGCGGCCATGGTCTTGCCCGCGTTCGAGGTCGCGCTCGAGGCGTCGCCCAACGCCCTCCCCATCGCGGGCGCCGCACTCTTCGTGCTCGGCGCCGCGCTCTTCGGGGTCGGGTTGGTCCGGGATCCGGCCGGCATCGGCGACCCACGGGCCTGGCGACGCTTCCGCAACAACCGCGGCGCGCTCGCGGGGGCCGTGCTGGTGCTCTTCGTCGGCTTCACCGCCTTCGTCGGCCCCATCCTCGCGCCGATGGACCCGAACGAGATCCACGAGAACGGCCTCTCGGACCGCGGCGAGCCCATCGAGCCCGACGAACAGTTCGTGCTCGGGACCGACGCCATCGGCCGCGACGAGCTGAGCCGGCTCCTCTTCGGGGGCCGCATCTCGCTCGCCGTCGCGTTCGGCGCGGTGGCCATCGCGGGGAGCTTCGGCTTCTGCGCGGGGCTCCTGAGCGGCTACTTCCGCGGCATCGCCGACGCGACGATCATCCAGCTGATCAACTTCGTGCTGTCGCTGCCCTTCCTGCTCGTGGCCATCGCCCTGAACCGCGTCATCGACGACCCGTCGCTCTGGGTCCTCTGCGTGCTGCTCGGCGGGCTCAGCTGGACGCGCCTCGCGCGGGTCACGCGGGCCAAGACGCTGCAGGCGCGGGAGCTGGAGTACGTGCAGGCGGCGCGGGCGCTGGGCATGAGCCACATGCGCATCCTCTTCCGGCACGTGGTGCCGAACGTGCTCGGGCCGGCCATCGTGCTCGGGACGACGCTGATCGCGGCGATGATCATCATCGAGAGCGCGATGAGCTTCCTCGGCCTCGGCGTGAAGCCGCCCACCGCGAGCTGGGGCAGCATGCTGCGCGACGGTCAGGAGTACATGGTCCACTCCCCACGGCTGCTCGCGTGGCCCGCGGTGCTGATCGTGATGACCGTGTTCGGGTTCAACCTCCTCGGCGAAGGGCTGCGCGATGCGCTCGACCCGAAGGAGTGA
- a CDS encoding ABC transporter substrate-binding protein, translating into MRSTRRSEAYAGLVAIGLFALTVVTIGWFMPDAPTGPRYMGAGAETPQRGGTFVFHHESDVRGFDPHKSFDELSNMGIKLLFEGLLDYDRDTMDLVPRLALEVPEPSEDGRTYRFRLREGVRFADDPCFEGGRGREVTAHDVRWSMEHMLATGTASPGATFYTLIEGYDAFRAGEASHVSGIRVIDRHTIDFSLSRPDQTFLYTMAMSFAYPVAREAYARYGEEIRRHPVGTGAYVLEDWEPGVELTFVRNPNYFEEGRPWVDRQVFELNLDRGPAVMRFRNGDLDHIHRQTPSDYLELRDMEAWAPYRVEAPQPNIWGVIMNCDLAPFDDRHVRRAVAFAINRAQWRRARANRLALQGQPIPRVLPGFDPELPGRHEYDLERAREEMRLAGHPDGIEQEIEVWLGEGDTGRRYGELIQSDLREIGLNIRIKQVAFPIFLQETGKPRTAQMLLSGWSMDFPDPANFLDILFHSRSIHEEDSENKAFYSNPELDRILDEARVERDRPRRLAMYREASRILVDDAPWAFVWSDVSMEMWQPYVRNYRPHAVWDNFYRDVWLDLPRRRVAMRPTSPLNRFAAALSPFGRLR; encoded by the coding sequence ATGCGCTCGACCCGAAGGAGTGAGGCCTACGCCGGCCTGGTGGCCATCGGGCTGTTCGCGCTCACGGTCGTCACCATCGGCTGGTTCATGCCGGACGCGCCGACGGGGCCCCGCTACATGGGCGCGGGCGCCGAGACGCCCCAGCGCGGCGGCACCTTCGTCTTCCACCACGAGAGCGACGTGCGCGGGTTCGACCCGCACAAGTCCTTCGACGAGCTGAGCAACATGGGCATCAAGCTCCTGTTCGAGGGCCTGCTCGACTACGACCGCGACACGATGGACCTCGTGCCCCGGCTGGCGCTCGAGGTCCCGGAGCCGAGCGAGGACGGCCGGACCTACCGCTTCCGCCTCCGCGAGGGGGTCCGCTTCGCCGATGATCCGTGCTTCGAGGGCGGGCGCGGGCGCGAGGTCACGGCCCACGACGTGCGCTGGTCGATGGAGCACATGCTCGCGACCGGGACCGCGTCTCCCGGGGCGACCTTCTACACGCTCATCGAGGGCTACGACGCCTTCCGCGCGGGCGAGGCGAGCCACGTCTCGGGCATCCGGGTCATCGACCGCCACACCATCGACTTCTCGCTGAGCCGTCCGGATCAGACCTTCCTCTACACGATGGCGATGAGCTTCGCGTACCCCGTCGCGCGCGAGGCGTACGCGCGGTACGGCGAGGAGATCCGCCGCCACCCCGTCGGCACCGGCGCCTACGTGCTCGAGGACTGGGAGCCGGGGGTCGAGCTGACCTTCGTGCGCAACCCCAACTACTTCGAGGAGGGGCGGCCCTGGGTCGACCGACAGGTGTTCGAGCTCAACCTCGACCGCGGCCCCGCGGTGATGCGCTTCCGCAACGGCGACCTCGACCACATCCATCGCCAGACCCCGAGCGACTACCTCGAGCTGCGCGACATGGAGGCCTGGGCGCCCTACCGGGTGGAGGCGCCGCAGCCGAACATCTGGGGCGTGATCATGAACTGCGATCTCGCGCCCTTCGACGACCGCCACGTGCGGCGCGCGGTGGCCTTCGCGATCAACCGCGCGCAGTGGCGCCGGGCCCGCGCGAACCGCCTCGCGCTCCAGGGCCAGCCCATCCCCCGCGTGCTGCCGGGCTTCGACCCGGAGCTGCCGGGGCGGCACGAGTACGATCTGGAGCGCGCCCGCGAGGAGATGCGGCTCGCCGGTCACCCCGACGGCATCGAGCAGGAGATCGAGGTCTGGCTCGGCGAAGGCGACACCGGCCGCCGCTACGGGGAGCTGATCCAGTCGGATCTGCGCGAGATCGGGCTGAACATCCGCATCAAGCAGGTGGCCTTCCCCATCTTCCTGCAGGAGACCGGCAAGCCGCGCACGGCACAGATGCTCCTCTCCGGCTGGTCGATGGACTTCCCCGACCCGGCGAACTTCCTCGACATCCTCTTCCACTCGCGGTCCATCCACGAGGAGGACTCGGAGAACAAGGCGTTCTACTCGAACCCGGAGCTCGACCGGATCCTCGACGAGGCGCGGGTCGAGCGAGACCGGCCGCGCCGCCTGGCGATGTACCGCGAGGCGTCGCGCATCCTCGTCGACGACGCGCCGTGGGCGTTCGTGTGGAGCGACGTCTCGATGGAGATGTGGCAACCCTACGTGCGAAACTACAGGCCTCACGCCGTCTGGGACAACTTCTACCGTGACGTCTGGCTGGATCTCCCGCGTCGCCGCGTCGCCATGCGCCCCACGAGCCCGCTCAACCGCTTCGCGGCCGCGCTCTCGC